From Vibrio artabrorum, a single genomic window includes:
- a CDS encoding threonine/serine exporter family protein codes for MESKQRAVSRLIAQAGQMLHAHGAESALIGGIMERIGLACGMDEVEVSLSASSLVVTTVTHDHCMTTTRRCPDRGINMRAVTEVQRICIMLEKGILDYELAQQKLNKITPERYNRWLVVFMIGLSCASFSHLAGGDSAVFAMTFLASSIGMIVRQEIGHRHFNPLLNFATTAFVTTFISAQAVVFEIGNSPNVVMASSVLMLVPGFPLINAVADVLKGYINMGIARFVMGSLLTLATCLGIVAVSRVLGIFGVTL; via the coding sequence ATGGAATCTAAACAACGCGCTGTTTCTCGCTTAATCGCTCAAGCTGGACAGATGTTGCATGCTCATGGAGCTGAAAGTGCGCTTATCGGCGGCATAATGGAGCGTATTGGCCTTGCCTGTGGTATGGATGAGGTCGAGGTATCACTCTCAGCAAGTTCACTGGTTGTGACCACTGTTACCCATGACCATTGCATGACCACGACTCGGCGTTGTCCCGATAGGGGCATCAATATGCGCGCTGTGACCGAAGTACAACGTATCTGCATCATGTTAGAAAAAGGCATCTTAGACTACGAACTTGCTCAACAGAAGCTGAATAAAATCACCCCAGAGCGTTACAATCGCTGGCTAGTGGTATTTATGATTGGTTTATCTTGTGCTTCATTCAGTCATCTTGCAGGTGGCGACAGCGCTGTGTTTGCGATGACTTTTTTGGCTTCTTCTATCGGTATGATTGTCCGACAAGAGATAGGCCATCGTCACTTCAATCCGCTACTCAACTTTGCGACCACCGCTTTTGTTACTACCTTCATCTCAGCACAAGCTGTGGTATTTGAGATTGGCAACAGTCCAAATGTCGTAATGGCATCATCCGTTCTTATGTTGGTTCCCGGCTTTCCTTTAATTAACGCTGTAGCCGATGTATTGAAAGGGTATATCAATATGGGTATTGCTCGATTTGTGATGGGCAGTTTACTTACACTGGCAACTTGTCTCGGGATTGTTGCTGTGAGTCGTGTGTTAGGCATATTTGGGGTGACATTATGA
- a CDS encoding FUSC family protein: MHLNQKISNVDAFIFTHYRIIHGVRIAVAFVLTLILANYLEIPERTWILITLFVVIGPISYLGNVLPRAWHRVLGTSLGAVSGIIGIAISQYSMVLMYLWCAVIIFLSAYFALGKRPYVGILIGITLAVTLGAVNADVDVAMWRGVDVTIGCIIAVLFCLIYPQRAFIHWRLRIAYTLKIFSKVYHLSYSPNVLEKPNLESFQNTLFKEMTTITTLTSPSAKETKLKRQLLDAIQIQLRNLLSTIELLNHSYWSDRESHLNMLWSKSLKQCQQQVEQEFDDLAYLVEKGEVRAGVSIGETDEIIRELKDIIAELGGEKSNIYGYVWLNLKLIEDLGNLKKLLIFALNLSSK, translated from the coding sequence ATGCACCTAAACCAGAAAATCTCCAATGTTGATGCGTTTATCTTTACCCACTACCGCATCATCCACGGAGTACGTATTGCGGTAGCGTTTGTTCTCACTTTAATTCTTGCGAATTATCTTGAGATTCCTGAACGAACTTGGATTCTAATAACCCTATTTGTGGTGATAGGACCAATATCGTACCTAGGCAATGTTTTGCCAAGGGCTTGGCACCGTGTTCTCGGTACTTCTCTTGGAGCTGTGTCAGGGATCATCGGCATTGCGATCAGCCAATATTCGATGGTGCTAATGTACCTATGGTGTGCGGTGATTATCTTTCTTAGTGCTTATTTTGCGCTTGGCAAGCGACCATATGTTGGAATATTGATAGGCATTACCTTAGCTGTTACCCTTGGGGCTGTAAATGCCGATGTCGATGTGGCGATGTGGCGCGGCGTTGATGTGACAATAGGCTGTATTATTGCCGTATTGTTTTGCCTTATCTACCCACAGCGTGCTTTTATCCATTGGCGATTGCGCATCGCATATACCTTAAAAATATTTTCTAAAGTTTACCATCTCTCCTATTCTCCCAATGTGCTAGAAAAGCCCAATCTTGAGTCGTTTCAAAATACGCTTTTTAAAGAGATGACGACTATCACGACTCTTACTTCACCATCAGCCAAAGAAACCAAACTCAAGCGGCAGTTGCTCGATGCTATCCAGATTCAGTTGCGTAATCTGCTAAGTACTATTGAACTCCTTAACCATTCTTATTGGAGTGACAGAGAAAGTCATTTGAATATGCTGTGGTCTAAATCGCTAAAACAGTGTCAGCAGCAAGTGGAGCAAGAGTTTGATGATCTGGCTTATTTAGTTGAAAAAGGTGAGGTTCGAGCTGGTGTTAGTATTGGGGAAACGGATGAAATCATTCGTGAATTAAAAGATATTATTGCTGAATTAGGCGGTGAAAAATCCAATATCTATGGCTATGTTTGGCTTAATCTCAAGCTTATTGAGGATCTTGGGAATCTTAAAAAATTACTGATCTTTGCCCTTAATCTTTCGTCAAAATGA
- the apaG gene encoding Co2+/Mg2+ efflux protein ApaG → MDISTPCIKCQVHSKYIEEQSEPTKNRYLFAYIITIKNLSKTTVQLMSRRWLITDSNGKQLTIEGEGVVGQQPVIEAQDEYTYTSGTVIETPVGVMQGHYVMTDNKGIDFITEVGPFRLAIPNILN, encoded by the coding sequence ATGGATATATCTACGCCTTGTATCAAATGCCAAGTTCACTCTAAATACATAGAGGAACAATCTGAACCAACGAAGAATCGCTACCTCTTCGCTTACATTATTACCATCAAAAACCTCAGTAAGACGACTGTTCAGCTCATGTCTCGTCGCTGGTTGATTACTGATTCGAACGGAAAACAGCTCACCATAGAAGGTGAGGGTGTAGTAGGACAGCAACCTGTCATTGAAGCCCAAGACGAATACACCTACACTAGCGGCACCGTCATCGAAACCCCAGTCGGTGTTATGCAAGGTCATTATGTTATGACGGATAACAAAGGTATCGATTTCATCACTGAAGTTGGCCCTTTTAGACTCGCTATACCCAATATCCTTAATTAG
- the apaH gene encoding bis(5'-nucleosyl)-tetraphosphatase (symmetrical) ApaH encodes MSNYIVGDIQGCFDELQLLLETINFDKHQDTLWVAGDLVARGPKSLETLRFIRSLGHAAKVVLGNHDLHLLAISLGLFAAKPKDKTQPILDAEDRELLFEWLRQQPLIQEHPEFVMSHAGISPQWDLERARIESREIADLLKSEQWPWLIENMYSNTPEVWHQDLEGIERYRYSINSLTRMRFCFTDGRLDMACKLPPQEITTESLVPWFDLPQRIKLDKTVIFGHWAALEGYSGKEVIGLDTGCVWGGQLTALRWEDKQYFTQDAITQ; translated from the coding sequence GTGTCGAATTATATTGTCGGAGACATTCAAGGCTGCTTTGACGAACTTCAATTACTGCTTGAAACTATTAACTTTGATAAACACCAAGATACGTTGTGGGTCGCCGGAGACTTAGTGGCTCGTGGTCCAAAATCTCTGGAGACACTGCGTTTTATTCGTAGTCTTGGCCACGCTGCAAAAGTGGTATTAGGCAATCATGACCTGCATCTACTTGCTATCTCCTTAGGCCTTTTTGCCGCAAAACCCAAAGATAAGACTCAGCCTATCCTCGATGCAGAAGATAGAGAGTTGTTATTTGAGTGGTTAAGACAACAGCCATTAATTCAGGAGCATCCTGAATTTGTGATGTCTCATGCTGGAATCTCTCCTCAATGGGATCTAGAGCGAGCTCGTATTGAAAGTCGAGAAATTGCGGACTTATTGAAATCCGAACAATGGCCGTGGCTTATCGAAAATATGTACAGCAACACGCCAGAGGTATGGCATCAAGACTTAGAAGGGATTGAGCGCTATCGCTATTCGATCAACAGCCTGACCAGAATGCGATTCTGCTTTACTGACGGTCGACTCGACATGGCATGTAAGCTTCCACCGCAAGAGATCACGACAGAGTCGTTAGTACCTTGGTTTGATCTTCCACAGCGTATAAAACTCGATAAAACGGTTATCTTTGGGCACTGGGCGGCGCTAGAGGGTTACTCAGGAAAAGAGGTCATTGGTTTAGATACTGGATGTGTTTGGGGAGGACAATTGACGGCTCTTCGTTGGGAAGACAAACAATACTTTACTCAAGATGCCATTACTCAATAG
- a CDS encoding threonine/serine exporter family protein: MNDAFTLLFGLIDDMFFASIPAIGFALVFNVPKSALFYCALGGAIGHGSRYLMMHFGIPIEWATFFAATTVGMIGVHWSHKILAHPKVFTVAALIPMVPGVFAFKAMIAMVEIHRVGYTPELLAMLMENFLKSMFIIAGLAVGLAVPGLLFYRRRPIV, from the coding sequence ATGAACGATGCCTTTACTTTGCTTTTCGGTCTTATTGATGACATGTTTTTTGCGTCAATTCCAGCTATCGGTTTTGCTTTGGTTTTCAATGTGCCAAAGAGCGCGTTGTTTTATTGTGCGTTAGGTGGCGCGATTGGACACGGTTCACGTTATTTGATGATGCACTTTGGTATTCCAATCGAGTGGGCAACGTTTTTTGCCGCCACCACGGTTGGTATGATAGGAGTTCATTGGTCGCACAAAATTTTGGCACATCCTAAAGTCTTTACCGTTGCGGCATTGATACCCATGGTTCCGGGTGTGTTTGCCTTTAAGGCGATGATTGCAATGGTGGAGATTCACAGGGTGGGCTACACGCCTGAGTTACTGGCAATGTTGATGGAGAATTTTTTGAAATCGATGTTCATTATCGCAGGACTGGCAGTTGGCTTAGCGGTACCTGGGCTGTTATTCTACCGTCGTAGACCTATTGTCTAG
- the folA gene encoding type 3 dihydrofolate reductase translates to MIISMIAAMANNRVIGKDNQMPWHLPADFAWFKRSTMGKPVVMGRKTYDSIGRPLPGRLNVVISRDESLKIEGVTTVTSIEQALEFVSDVDEVMIIGGGSIYESCLPKADKLYLTYIDFDVDGDTQFPDWGEGWKRSFSETYQADEKNKHSMEFVVLER, encoded by the coding sequence ATGATCATCAGCATGATAGCGGCAATGGCAAACAACCGTGTAATTGGTAAAGATAATCAGATGCCTTGGCATTTACCTGCGGATTTTGCATGGTTTAAACGCTCAACCATGGGGAAACCAGTGGTGATGGGACGTAAGACCTACGACTCAATTGGACGTCCTTTACCGGGTCGATTGAATGTTGTTATTAGCCGTGATGAAAGTTTAAAGATTGAAGGTGTGACTACGGTTACTTCGATTGAACAAGCTCTAGAGTTCGTCAGTGATGTTGATGAGGTAATGATCATCGGTGGTGGTTCAATCTATGAAAGTTGTTTACCTAAAGCAGATAAACTCTATCTGACTTACATCGATTTTGATGTGGATGGTGATACCCAATTCCCAGACTGGGGAGAAGGTTGGAAGCGGAGTTTTAGTGAAACTTATCAAGCGGATGAGAAAAATAAACACAGCATGGAATTTGTTGTTTTAGAGCGCTAA